The Setaria viridis chromosome 2, Setaria_viridis_v4.0, whole genome shotgun sequence DNA window GTCGTCTAGTGCTTTGCTATATGGTGCCTGGGTGAGGTGCTGGATGATTTTCCCTTGGATCTACGGAAATTTCGTTCTTCCATTAACTGGGAATTGATCTAATACCTTTAATTTCAATAGGGAATGTCAAaagtttcatttttatttggCACACAATAGGTTCTAGTAAAATAGATGGGCTGCTTGCACTTCTGCATGATATTATGCACAGTAAAGCATTGACAAGTTGATCGTGATGGCATGGAGTACCTATAcctgaggcatgtgattggccTAGTGAAGGATCATTCTAGAGTGGGGCATTTAATACAAGTAAACAAATATCACAACATGTTTCTGATTTGGGTGAATAGATGCACAAGGCTCAAAGCTATGTTCGTCAATAATTTGATTTACTACCAAACCTGTGTGGACCTTTACCGTCATAGCATCTGGATTTCCACAACATGCTGACAGCGAATGATATGTCTTCTGCAGGTTGGGCCTTGTGGCTACTATTAAGGTAAGAAATCTTATGGCTATCGTCCATTATACAGTATTAATTTAGCTGCCTGCATTTTTTATGTAGCTACTTGGTTATACTTGCAAGTGCTAGCTGTGATTTACCATTTTTAGGTGCTGATGAAATGGCGTGTCCTGATAGTTGGCCTATTGTAAAATACTGATACATAACTCTTTGTATGCTCCCTTactaggaatatttgtagcccaTCAGATTACAACTAGACATTTTACAAATTTTGAGCTAGCGTATATGCTAAGAGTAGGGATCCATGTTCTGTACCATGGCTTTTCTTATCTTCCTGAAGATAGATACACGTAACATTTTTCTGAACACCCATTGTGTGATTGAAGTTGTTGCTGCTTCCAGCTTCCAGTGTTCGTTAGGATGGTAACTCACTGCTATGTAGTgattatttgtttttgtttctttttcctcaaGGATCGAGCCAATGAAATCTACAAGAAGGTTGAAGATCTCAAGTCTATTAGGGGAAGAAATCAAGATGCCATATTAGCTGCTTGTCTGTATATTGCTTGTAGGCAAGAAGATAGGCCTAGAACTGTGAAAGGTACATAGTGTTCTGGAAATTAAGGACTTGCTGGACATTAGAATTCATAACCATACATGCATTAAATTCCATCGTTCTTGTTTTGTGTTGGATTGTTGCAGAAATATGTTCAGTTGCTAATGGAGCCACGAAGAAAGAAATTGGCAGAGCAAAAGAATTTATAGTGAAACAACTTGAAGTTGAGATGGGGCAATCTATGGAGATGGGAACCATTCATGCTGGAGATTTCCTGGTATGTTGGCCCAAATATATAttagttttccatttttttgtCAGATTTGGTAATTATCGTAGTTCTTAAGTTGGTAGCTAGTAGCTTATAAGCTGACGATTGCAGAGGCGTTTCTGTTCAACTCTTGGGATGAACAATCAAGCTGTTAAAGCAGCCCAGGAGGCTGTTCAGCGCTCGGAGGAGCTTGATATAAGGTTTGGCATTTCAGGCTCTGCTAGCCCTGGTCCATTTCCATTTGATTGTGGTTAGGGCCTTCTGTGGCATGAAAGTTTAGTTTAGCTTTAAGATTGCTGCTTTGGTCTGATTATGGCTTTTGAATCACTGATGCTTAGCATAAACTTTGATCAATTTTAGTCAGGTGACCTAATGAATCATATATGATCAGATAAACAAAGTACTCATACATTCCATTAAAATTAGTTTATGCTCCAGGCTGCAGCACGTAAATCTATTACAAGCCATGATGCAGCTTAATGTTTTGTTTGTATCATCATGTATGATAGACATGCTATGAATCCTGAAATGATAATTCCAACTTGGTCAAATTTGTAGCGCACATTTCTTGACAGATGAAAAAGATATGCTGACACTTCCTTTCAACCTTTTGTGCAGGAGGAGCCCTATCTCAATTGCAGCAGCAGTCATCTATATGATAACCCAACTCTCAGAGGACAAGAAGCCACTTAAAGGTTTGGATTGGTGCCCTGTTATCTCTTCTTCGTATGACTGATGAATCGGTGATAACACTGACATTTTGTTGCAGACATTTCCTTGGCTACTGGTGTGGCAGAAGGCACCATCAGGAATTCATACAAGGATCTGTATCCCTATGCTTCAAGGCTCATCCCTAACACCTACGCCAAGGAGGAAGACCTAAAGAACCTCTGCACACCTTAGGAagcttttttcttcttttcctttgttACATAAGgaa harbors:
- the LOC117845548 gene encoding transcription initiation factor IIB, producing the protein MSDSFCPDCKKQTEVAFDHSAGDTVCTECGLVLEAHSVDETSEWRTFANESNDNDPVRVGGPTNPLLTDGGLSTVIAKPNGAQGEFLSSSLGRWQNRGSNPDRSLILAFRTIANMADRLGLVATIKDRANEIYKKVEDLKSIRGRNQDAILAACLYIACRQEDRPRTVKEICSVANGATKKEIGRAKEFIVKQLEVEMGQSMEMGTIHAGDFLRRFCSTLGMNNQAVKAAQEAVQRSEELDIRRSPISIAAAVIYMITQLSEDKKPLKDISLATGVAEGTIRNSYKDLYPYASRLIPNTYAKEEDLKNLCTP